A genomic region of Seriola aureovittata isolate HTS-2021-v1 ecotype China chromosome 21, ASM2101889v1, whole genome shotgun sequence contains the following coding sequences:
- the kif22 gene encoding kinesin-like protein KIF22: MAQRVAVSDGGNKKSSRVRVAVRLRPYMDKQDGKGEGPCVRGLDSQNLEIINWRNATETVKYHFDAFHGEQTTQQEVFLSSVKPILPHILNGQNASVFAYGPTGAGKTHTMLGSSEQPGVIPRAVGEVFKLVKAEDEGWDYSIGMSYLEIYNEKVLDLLSPSSQDLPIREDKDKNIFIPGLTHTTITSFNDFDKQFVPASLNRTTASTKLNQRSSRSHAILLIKVVRTQCALPHRQQTGKLYLVDLAGSEDNRRTGNQGIRLKESGAINLSLFTLSKVVDSLNSGTAVRVPYRDSKLTRLLQDSLGGSAHSVMITNIAPEYKYYFDTFNALNFAAKSKLIVNKPFTRETVAMPVLPVKRAREDDEARGSGTQPHKKRQKEEKKTEQDGSSPSAHFHSLSEPSVMDRLIALEKLMMSCQDKDKTSMLKDVAQSRKEIQELKEKQREFESKALLFSRLAEEKSSTKQEPVFKDNMAPLQRKHTNAAKPKKQQAVVQPLQVTQLQPLQQLAVGKKQSVCLKKKEKKLSDQVEPPDGKENRMENDWESQLETSVLEQSRQKILQVLNSGSLKELKGLQQIGDKKAKLILGWREIHGHFTKLEDLAKVEGMTEKRFSSFMKANILSAMGK, translated from the exons ATGGCTCAGCGTGTGGCAGTATCAGATGGGGGAAACAAGAAGTCCTCCAGGGTTCGGGTAGCGGTTCGTCTGCGACCGTATATGGACAAGCAAGATGGAAAAGGCGAGGGGCCGTGTGTGAGAGGCCTGGACTCCCAGAACCTGGAAATAATCAACTGGAGGAACGCAACAGAAACAGTCAAATACCA ttttgatGCTTTTCATGGTGAGCAAACGACACAGCAAGAGGTTTTCCTCTCATCGGTGAAGCCTATTCTACCACACATACTGAATGGACAAAATGCCAGTGTGTTCGCCTATGGGCCGACAGGAGCAG GTAAGACCCACACCATGTTGGGCAGTTCAGAACAGCCAGGTGTGATTCCCCGAGCCGTTGGTGAGGTTTTCAAGCTGGTTAAAGCAGAGGATGAGGGATGGGACTACAGCATTGGCATGTCTTATTTGGAAATTTACAATGAGAAG GTGCTAGATCTTCTATCACCGAGCTCCCAAGATCTGCCAATCAGAGAGGACAAGGACAAGAACATCTTTATCCCCGGCCTTACGCACACAACAATTACCTCCTTCAACGATTTTGACAAACAATTTGTCCCGGCCAGCCTCAATCGTACTACAGCTTCTACCAAACTAAACCAGCGCTCCAGCCGCAGCCATGCTATTCTCCTCATCAAG GTTGTACGCACTCAGTGTGCCTTACCGCACCGGCAACAGACAGGCAAGCTGTACTTGGTCGACCTGGCTGGTTCTGAGGACAACCGCCGCACCGGCAACCAGGGCATCCGCCTGAAGGAGAGTGGTGCCATCAACCTGTCCCTCTTCACTCTGAGCAAAGTGGTGGACTCTCTTAACTCGGGCACTGCTGTCCGTGTGCCATACAGAGACAGTAAACTAACAAGGCTGCTACAGGACTCTCTGGGTGGCTCTGCACACTCTGTCATGATCACCAATATTGCACCGGAGTACAAATACTACTTTGATACGTTTAATGCCCTCAATTTTGCCGCCAAATCCAAGCTCATTGTGAACAAGCCCTTCACCCGAGAAACTGTGGCTATGCCTGTGCTGCCAG TGAAGCGGGCCAGAGAGGACGACGAGGCGAGGGGGTCTGGCACTCAGCCACAtaagaaaaggcagaaagaggagaagaaaacagaacaggATGGTTCATCACCTTCTGCACATTTTCACAG cCTGTCAGAGCCATCAGTGATGGACAGACTAATAGCTCTGGAGAAGCTGATGATGAGCTGCCAGGACAAAGATAAAACCAGCATGCTGAAAGATGTGGCCCAGTCTCGCAAGGAGATCCAG GAGCtcaaagagaagcagagggagTTTGAGAGCAAGGCCCTCCTATTCAGTCGGTTGGCTGAAGAAAAGTCCAGTACCAAACAAGAACCTGTCTTCAAGGACAACATGGCTCCTCTgcaaagaaaacatacaaatgctGCAAAACCCAAAAAGCAGCAGGCTGTGGTCCAACCCCTACAAG TGACCCAGCTTCAACCTCTTCAGCAGCTTGCAGTCGGCAAAAAACAGTCAGTCTGCCtcaagaagaaagagaagaagctTTCCGACCAGGTTGAG cctccaGATGGCAAAGAGAACAGGATGGAGAATGACTGGGAGTCCCAACTTGAGACATCTGTGCTGGAGCAGTCCAGGCAGAAAATCCTGCAGGTTCTCAACTCCGGCTCACTCAAAGAGCTGAAAGGTCTTCAGCAGATCGGCGACAAGAAGGCAAAGCTCATCCTGGGCTGGAGGGAGATCCACGGTCACTTTACAAAG tTGGAAGATCTGGCAAAAGTTGAGGGTATGACAGAAAAGCgattttcctccttcatgaag gcaaaCATCCTGAGCGCCATgggaaagtga
- the prrt2 gene encoding trafficking regulator of GLUT4 1 isoform X1, whose product MAVNMMPAPAIWPGEDQPSLLDQEDSLASQASVSVPCPPVIGEHLIHSCGSPASTRPPRSKSKGELVIVINEKLKNSNGIHSAPAESTSPVISSPPRRQHSISYPHHGKTRKGSRASSIGYTAFSPRPSLSRHSSIATNPPLDRTKVKDYLLLSVLACFCPVWPINIVGFVYSIMSKNSLEQGNLDGAVRLGRVAKMLSMVSLVGGTVIIIACIVNLASECPKSDL is encoded by the exons ATGGCTGTGAACATGATGCCAGCTCCTGCCATTTGGCCAGGAGAGGACCAACCATCGCTGCTGGACCAGGAAGACTCTCTGGCGAGCCAAGCCTCCGTCTCTGTTCCATGCCCACCGGTAATAGGTGAACATCTCATCCACAGTTGCGGCAGCCCGGCCAGCACACGGCCCCCCCGCAGCAAATCCAAAGGAGAGCTAGTCATAGTCATCAACGAGAAACTGAAGAACA GTAACGGGATACACTCGGCGCCTGCAGAGAGCACCTCTCCAGTCATATCCTCTCCTCCACGAAGACAACACTCCATCTCTTACCCTCATCACGGCAAGACCAGGAAGGGGAGCCGGGCTAGCTCCATAGGCTACACTGCTTTTTCGCCCAGGCCATCGCTTTCTCGCCATTCCAGCATCGCCACCAACCCACCCTTGGACCGGACCAAGGTTAAAGACTACCTCCTCTTGTCCGTGCTGGCCTGCTTCTGCCCCGTCTGGCCCATAAACATTGTGGGATTTGTCTACTCCATCATG TCCAAGAACAGTCTTGAACAGGGAAACCTGGATGGTGCTGTGCGTCTGGGACGTGTGGCCAAGATGCTCTCCATGGTATCACTAGTAGGAGGGACGGTCATTATCATCGCCTGCATTGTCAACCTGGCCAGTGAGTGTCCCAAATCTGACCTTTAA
- the prrt2 gene encoding trafficking regulator of GLUT4 1 isoform X2 — translation MAVNMMPAPAIWPGEDQPSLLDQEDSLASQASVSVPCPPVIGEHLIHSCGSPASTRPPRSKSKGELVIVINEKLKNSNGIHSAPAESTSPVISSPPRRQHSISYPHHGKTRKGSRASSIGYTAFSPRPSLSRHSSIATNPPLDRTKVKDYLLLSVLACFCPVWPINIVGFVYSIMSKNSLEQGNLDGAVRLGRVAKMLSMVSLVGGTVIIIACIVNLAINVKT, via the exons ATGGCTGTGAACATGATGCCAGCTCCTGCCATTTGGCCAGGAGAGGACCAACCATCGCTGCTGGACCAGGAAGACTCTCTGGCGAGCCAAGCCTCCGTCTCTGTTCCATGCCCACCGGTAATAGGTGAACATCTCATCCACAGTTGCGGCAGCCCGGCCAGCACACGGCCCCCCCGCAGCAAATCCAAAGGAGAGCTAGTCATAGTCATCAACGAGAAACTGAAGAACA GTAACGGGATACACTCGGCGCCTGCAGAGAGCACCTCTCCAGTCATATCCTCTCCTCCACGAAGACAACACTCCATCTCTTACCCTCATCACGGCAAGACCAGGAAGGGGAGCCGGGCTAGCTCCATAGGCTACACTGCTTTTTCGCCCAGGCCATCGCTTTCTCGCCATTCCAGCATCGCCACCAACCCACCCTTGGACCGGACCAAGGTTAAAGACTACCTCCTCTTGTCCGTGCTGGCCTGCTTCTGCCCCGTCTGGCCCATAAACATTGTGGGATTTGTCTACTCCATCATG TCCAAGAACAGTCTTGAACAGGGAAACCTGGATGGTGCTGTGCGTCTGGGACGTGTGGCCAAGATGCTCTCCATGGTATCACTAGTAGGAGGGACGGTCATTATCATCGCCTGCATTGTCAACCTGGCCA taaATGTGAAAACCTGA